One segment of Vibrio gazogenes DNA contains the following:
- the pnp gene encoding polyribonucleotide nucleotidyltransferase, which produces MFEKPVVKTFQYGNHTVTIETGVIARQATSAVMVTMDDTSVFISVVGKKEAVEGQDFFPLTVNYQERTYAAGKIPGGFFKREGRPSEGETLTARLIDRPIRPLFPDGFTNEVQIIATVMAVNPDVQPDIPSLIGTSAALAISGIPFNGPIGAARVGHIDGQLVLNPSAKELGESRLDLVVAGTENAVLMVESEADILSEEEMLSAVVFGHEQQQAVIQAINEFAAEVAAPAWSWSAPEVNVSLKALIAEHAEARFAEAYQITEKMARYEQVGQIKSDVIATLLEQDAALDENELRNMLSSLEKKVVRSRILSGAPRIDGREKDMVRALDVRTGVLPRVHGSSLFTRGETQAIVTATLGTQRDAQIIDELTGERKEHFLFHYNFPPYCVGETGFVGSPKRREIGHGRLAKRGIQAVMPSIDEFPYTIRVVSEITESNGSSSMASVCGSSLALMDAGVPIKASVAGIAMGLVKEEDDFVVLSDILGDEDHLGDMDFKVAGTSNGVTALQMDIKIEGITKEIMQIALNQAKGARLHILSVMDKAIHSARDDISQFAPRIHTMKISSDKIKDVIGKGGAVIRALTEETGTTIEIEDDGTIKIAATEGEAAKHAIRRIEELTAEVEVGRIYTGKVTRIVDFGAFVAVLGAKEGLVHISQIADQRVEKVTDYLKEGQEVQVKVLEIDRQNRIRLSMKEAAVKPAVEDAPQQDQSDAE; this is translated from the coding sequence ATGTTTGAAAAACCAGTTGTGAAAACGTTTCAATACGGCAATCACACCGTCACGATTGAAACTGGCGTGATTGCACGTCAGGCAACATCAGCAGTTATGGTCACCATGGACGATACATCAGTATTCATTTCTGTGGTTGGAAAAAAAGAAGCGGTAGAAGGTCAAGATTTCTTCCCGCTGACAGTTAACTATCAGGAACGGACTTATGCTGCCGGTAAGATTCCTGGTGGATTCTTTAAACGTGAAGGTCGTCCTTCTGAAGGTGAAACTCTGACAGCTCGCTTGATCGACCGTCCGATTCGCCCTCTGTTCCCTGATGGTTTTACCAATGAAGTTCAGATTATTGCCACAGTTATGGCCGTAAACCCTGATGTTCAGCCTGATATCCCAAGCTTGATCGGTACTTCTGCCGCGCTGGCAATTTCTGGTATTCCATTCAATGGTCCAATCGGTGCGGCTCGTGTCGGTCATATTGATGGACAGCTTGTTTTGAACCCAAGTGCGAAAGAGCTCGGAGAATCTCGTCTGGATCTCGTGGTTGCCGGGACAGAAAATGCGGTACTGATGGTTGAATCTGAAGCAGATATTCTCTCTGAAGAAGAAATGCTTTCAGCGGTCGTATTTGGTCATGAACAGCAACAGGCTGTGATTCAAGCCATTAATGAATTTGCTGCTGAAGTTGCAGCACCTGCATGGTCATGGAGCGCTCCTGAAGTCAATGTCAGCCTGAAAGCATTAATCGCTGAACATGCGGAAGCTCGCTTTGCTGAAGCATATCAGATCACTGAGAAAATGGCGCGTTACGAACAGGTGGGTCAGATTAAATCTGATGTTATCGCGACATTACTTGAACAAGATGCAGCTCTGGATGAAAACGAACTTCGTAACATGCTGAGTTCATTAGAGAAGAAAGTCGTTCGTAGCCGTATTCTGTCTGGTGCGCCGCGTATCGACGGTCGTGAAAAAGATATGGTTCGAGCACTGGATGTTCGCACGGGTGTTCTGCCTCGCGTCCATGGTTCATCGTTATTTACCCGTGGTGAAACACAAGCTATCGTGACGGCTACGCTGGGAACTCAGCGTGATGCGCAAATTATTGATGAATTAACCGGTGAACGGAAAGAGCACTTCCTGTTCCACTATAACTTCCCACCTTACTGTGTAGGTGAAACAGGTTTCGTCGGTTCTCCAAAGCGTCGTGAAATTGGTCATGGTCGTTTGGCGAAGCGTGGTATTCAGGCGGTTATGCCATCGATTGATGAATTCCCTTATACCATTCGTGTCGTCTCTGAAATTACTGAATCAAATGGTTCTTCTTCAATGGCTTCAGTATGTGGTTCATCGTTGGCATTGATGGATGCAGGAGTGCCAATTAAGGCCTCTGTTGCTGGGATCGCGATGGGACTCGTCAAAGAAGAAGATGATTTTGTCGTTCTGTCCGACATCTTAGGTGATGAAGATCATCTTGGTGATATGGACTTTAAAGTTGCGGGTACATCCAATGGTGTGACTGCACTGCAAATGGATATCAAAATCGAAGGGATCACCAAAGAAATCATGCAGATCGCTTTGAATCAGGCCAAAGGTGCTCGTTTACACATTCTGTCTGTGATGGATAAAGCGATTCACAGTGCGCGTGATGACATTTCTCAGTTTGCGCCACGTATCCATACGATGAAAATCAGTTCTGATAAGATCAAAGATGTTATCGGTAAAGGCGGTGCTGTCATTCGTGCATTGACAGAAGAAACCGGTACTACGATTGAAATCGAAGATGATGGGACAATCAAGATCGCTGCGACGGAAGGCGAAGCGGCTAAACATGCGATTCGTCGTATCGAAGAGTTGACGGCTGAAGTTGAAGTTGGTCGGATCTACACTGGTAAAGTTACTCGTATCGTTGACTTTGGTGCCTTTGTCGCTGTTCTTGGCGCTAAAGAAGGTTTGGTTCATATCTCTCAAATCGCAGATCAACGTGTTGAGAAAGTGACGGATTACCTGAAAGAAGGTCAAGAAGTTCAGGTGAAAGTGCTGGAAATTGATCGTCAGAACCGTATCCGTTTGAGTATGAAAGAAGCGGCTGTAAAACCAGCGGTTGAAGACGCACCACAACAAGATCAATCTGACGCAGAATAG
- the infB gene encoding translation initiation factor IF-2 codes for MTELTVKALSEEIGTPVDRLLEQLADAGMTKTGSDSVSEDEKQKLLTFLRKEHGGSSSKDEPTRLTLQRKTRSTLSVNAGGGKSKNVQVEVRKKRTYVKRSAIEDEAKRQAEEAAQREAEEKAKLDAEKARLEAQAKREAEEQAKREAEEQMKREAEEKAKREEKHSQKVELSDEEKSKQEAARQEAEALMRRQEEELRRKAEEESQRQLEKARELAEKNQERWSAAEEKKGAMEDETTDYHLTTSRYAQEAEDEADRRDEGSRRAKAKKKASARDEQRQERDMRPRGGKGGRNSNRGRGKPSSMQQGFDKNATVAKSDVVIGETIIVSELAQKMSVKGTEVIKVMMKMGAMATINQVIDQETAQLVAEEMGHKVILRKENELEEAVLSDRDSTSEAVPRAPVVTIMGHVDHGKTSTLDYIRRTHVASGEAGGITQHIGAYHVETDNGMITFLDTPGHAAFTAMRARGAQATDIVVLVVAADDGVMPQTIEAIQHSKAAKVPLIVAVNKIDKEDANPDNVKNELAQYDIIPEEWGGENIFVHISAKQGTNVEALLEAILLQAEVLELTAVADGMGTGVVVESRLDKGRGPVATILVQSGTVRKGDILLCGQEYGRVRAMRDEVGDEVLEAGPSIPVEVLGLSGVPAAGDEATVVRDERKAREVANYRQGKFREVKLARQQKSKLENMFSNMTAGEVAELNIVLKADVQGSVEAITDALVKLSTDEVKVNIVGSGVGGITETDATLAAASNAIVLGFNVRADASARRTIETESLDLRYYSIIYQLIDEVKQAMSGMLAPEFKQEIIGLAEVRDVFRSPKLGAIAGCMVTEGLIKRNNPIRVLRDNVVIYEGELESLRRFKDDVAEVKSGYECGVGVKNYNDVRVGDQIEVFETIEIKRSID; via the coding sequence ATGACAGAACTTACAGTTAAAGCACTGAGTGAAGAGATTGGTACACCAGTTGACCGCTTATTAGAGCAACTTGCTGACGCAGGAATGACAAAAACGGGATCGGATAGTGTTTCTGAAGATGAAAAACAGAAACTGTTAACTTTCCTTCGTAAAGAGCATGGTGGCAGCTCTTCAAAGGACGAACCGACTCGTTTAACATTACAGCGAAAAACTCGCAGCACACTCAGTGTGAATGCGGGAGGTGGTAAAAGTAAGAATGTTCAGGTTGAAGTGCGCAAAAAACGTACGTATGTTAAGCGTAGTGCAATCGAAGATGAAGCGAAACGTCAGGCAGAAGAAGCAGCCCAGCGTGAAGCTGAAGAGAAAGCCAAGTTAGACGCTGAAAAAGCAAGATTAGAAGCTCAAGCGAAGCGTGAAGCTGAAGAACAAGCGAAACGGGAAGCTGAAGAGCAGATGAAGCGTGAAGCCGAAGAAAAAGCGAAGCGTGAAGAGAAACACAGTCAGAAAGTTGAACTTTCTGATGAAGAGAAATCCAAGCAAGAGGCAGCGCGACAAGAAGCCGAAGCACTGATGCGTCGTCAGGAAGAAGAGTTGAGACGTAAAGCTGAAGAGGAAAGTCAGCGTCAGCTCGAAAAAGCGCGTGAATTGGCTGAAAAGAATCAAGAGCGTTGGTCTGCTGCAGAAGAGAAAAAAGGTGCTATGGAAGACGAAACTACAGATTACCATCTAACTACTTCCCGTTATGCCCAAGAGGCAGAAGACGAAGCAGACCGTCGTGATGAAGGTAGTCGTCGCGCAAAAGCGAAGAAAAAAGCTTCTGCTCGCGATGAACAACGCCAAGAACGTGATATGCGTCCTCGCGGTGGAAAAGGTGGACGTAACTCGAATCGAGGTCGGGGAAAACCTTCGTCAATGCAGCAAGGTTTTGATAAAAATGCAACTGTTGCAAAATCTGACGTTGTTATCGGTGAAACAATTATTGTTTCCGAGCTGGCTCAGAAAATGTCAGTAAAAGGCACCGAAGTTATCAAAGTCATGATGAAAATGGGTGCGATGGCAACGATCAACCAAGTGATTGATCAGGAAACTGCACAGCTTGTTGCCGAAGAAATGGGTCACAAAGTGATTCTCCGTAAAGAAAATGAGCTGGAAGAAGCGGTTCTTTCTGATCGTGATAGCACTTCTGAAGCCGTTCCTCGTGCTCCCGTTGTTACCATTATGGGACACGTTGACCACGGGAAAACTTCAACACTGGATTATATTCGTCGTACGCACGTTGCATCTGGTGAAGCCGGTGGTATTACCCAGCATATCGGTGCTTATCACGTTGAAACTGACAACGGCATGATCACTTTCCTTGATACCCCGGGACACGCGGCATTTACGGCAATGCGTGCTCGTGGTGCTCAGGCAACGGATATCGTGGTGTTGGTCGTTGCGGCTGATGATGGTGTTATGCCTCAAACCATTGAAGCAATTCAGCACTCGAAAGCAGCGAAAGTTCCGCTAATTGTTGCCGTGAACAAGATTGATAAAGAAGATGCCAATCCAGACAACGTGAAAAATGAACTGGCACAATATGACATCATTCCTGAAGAATGGGGTGGTGAAAATATTTTCGTTCATATTTCTGCCAAGCAGGGAACAAACGTAGAGGCGTTGTTAGAAGCGATTCTTCTTCAAGCCGAAGTTCTGGAACTGACAGCTGTTGCTGACGGCATGGGAACCGGTGTTGTTGTCGAGTCTCGACTGGATAAAGGCCGTGGCCCTGTCGCAACGATTCTGGTTCAATCAGGCACAGTGCGTAAAGGCGATATCCTGCTTTGTGGTCAGGAGTATGGCCGAGTCAGAGCGATGCGTGACGAAGTTGGTGATGAAGTGCTGGAAGCTGGCCCATCAATTCCGGTTGAAGTGCTCGGTCTTTCTGGTGTTCCTGCTGCGGGTGATGAAGCGACTGTTGTGCGTGATGAACGTAAAGCGCGTGAAGTTGCGAACTACCGTCAGGGTAAATTCCGTGAAGTTAAACTGGCGCGTCAGCAGAAATCTAAACTAGAGAATATGTTCTCTAATATGACCGCTGGTGAAGTTGCTGAATTGAATATCGTGCTGAAAGCTGATGTTCAAGGATCGGTTGAAGCAATTACCGATGCATTGGTTAAACTTTCAACTGATGAAGTGAAAGTTAACATTGTTGGTTCCGGTGTGGGTGGTATTACAGAAACTGACGCGACACTGGCTGCGGCATCGAATGCAATTGTACTGGGCTTTAACGTCCGTGCTGATGCTTCTGCCCGTCGAACCATTGAAACAGAAAGCCTTGATCTGCGCTACTACTCCATCATCTATCAATTGATTGATGAAGTGAAACAGGCGATGAGCGGTATGTTGGCTCCTGAATTTAAACAGGAGATTATCGGTCTGGCTGAAGTCCGTGATGTATTCCGTTCTCCGAAACTGGGTGCTATCGCTGGCTGTATGGTTACTGAAGGACTGATCAAACGGAATAATCCTATTCGCGTGCTGCGTGATAACGTGGTCATTTATGAAGGTGAGTTGGAGTCACTCCGCCGCTTTAAAGATGATGTTGCAGAAGTGAAGAGTGGTTATGAATGTGGTGTCGGTGTGAAAAACTATAACGACGTCCGTGTTGGTGACCAGATCGAAGTCTTTGAGACAATTGAGATTAAACGGTCAATCGACTAA
- the rpsO gene encoding 30S ribosomal protein S15, which translates to MSLNAETKAAIVADYARGEGDTGSPEVQVALLTASINHLQGHFKEHKGDHHSRRGLLRMVSRRRKLLDYLKGKSLDRYHDLIQRLGLRR; encoded by the coding sequence ATGTCTCTGAATGCAGAAACTAAAGCAGCAATCGTTGCTGATTACGCACGTGGCGAAGGCGACACTGGTTCACCAGAAGTTCAAGTTGCTCTATTGACAGCTTCAATCAACCACCTTCAAGGTCACTTCAAAGAACACAAAGGCGATCACCATAGCCGTCGTGGTCTTTTACGCATGGTTTCTCGTCGTCGTAAGCTTCTGGACTACCTGAAAGGTAAAAGTTTGGATCGTTACCACGACCTTATCCAACGTCTTGGCCTACGTCGCTAA
- a CDS encoding U32 family peptidase: MKYALGPLLYFWPKTEVEQFYQQAQSASADIIYLGETVCSKRRELKTHDWLAIAQEIARSGKQVVLSTMALLESRSELTVMKKYIDNGDFIIEANDVSAVHLANEQRVPFVVGPAINCYNAHTLKYFLRQGMIRWCMPVELSHSWLKQVLQQCETLGIRDAFEVEIFGYGYLPLAYSARCFTARAENRPKDECKTCCIHYPNGIRVQSQEGQEVFNLNGIQTQSGYCYNLINELPGMTDSVDVVRLSPTGAETLTTIQAFRDNETAAQSYPLDNHQCNGYWHRVAGLENVTSNSQ, translated from the coding sequence ATGAAATATGCATTAGGTCCATTACTCTATTTCTGGCCTAAAACAGAGGTGGAACAATTCTATCAGCAAGCACAGAGCGCCAGCGCTGATATCATCTATCTAGGAGAGACCGTTTGTTCCAAGCGTCGGGAGTTAAAAACACACGACTGGCTGGCAATCGCACAGGAAATCGCCCGGAGCGGTAAACAGGTCGTCCTGTCAACCATGGCGCTGCTTGAGTCACGTAGTGAACTCACCGTCATGAAAAAATACATTGATAACGGTGATTTTATCATTGAAGCCAACGATGTTTCAGCCGTTCATCTCGCCAATGAACAGCGAGTACCATTTGTTGTCGGGCCGGCGATCAACTGCTACAACGCCCATACCCTGAAATATTTTCTGCGCCAAGGCATGATCCGGTGGTGTATGCCTGTCGAGCTGTCCCATTCATGGCTGAAACAAGTGCTGCAACAATGTGAAACGTTAGGGATTCGTGACGCATTTGAAGTTGAAATATTCGGCTATGGCTATCTGCCACTCGCCTACTCCGCCCGTTGTTTCACAGCTCGGGCTGAAAACCGCCCGAAAGATGAATGTAAAACATGTTGTATCCATTATCCCAATGGTATCCGAGTCCAAAGTCAGGAAGGACAAGAAGTCTTCAACCTGAACGGGATTCAGACGCAGTCAGGCTACTGCTATAACTTGATTAACGAACTCCCCGGAATGACTGACAGCGTCGATGTCGTTCGTCTCAGCCCCACTGGTGCGGAAACCCTGACAACCATTCAAGCATTCCGCGACAATGAGACTGCGGCGCAGTCCTATCCGTTAGACAATCACCAATGTAATGGTTACTGGCACCGCGTCGCGGGGCTGGAGAACGTAACCTCAAACTCTCAGTGA
- the rbfA gene encoding 30S ribosome-binding factor RbfA, translated as MAKDFSRTQRVSQQLQKELAMILQREIRDSRLGMVTISEVKVSRDLAYAKVYVSFLCVGEQTPESCLKALKGHESHIRMMLGKRIRLRLTPEVRFVYDDTLVEGMRMSNLVNQAVDEDKRKRDELGSDEEA; from the coding sequence ATGGCAAAAGATTTTAGTCGTACGCAGCGCGTTTCTCAGCAGCTGCAAAAAGAGCTGGCAATGATATTGCAGCGTGAAATCAGAGATTCTCGCCTCGGTATGGTGACGATTTCTGAGGTAAAAGTTTCCCGGGACTTGGCTTATGCCAAAGTGTATGTTTCCTTCTTATGTGTAGGGGAACAGACACCGGAAAGTTGCCTGAAAGCGTTGAAAGGGCATGAATCTCATATTCGTATGATGTTAGGTAAGCGGATTCGTCTGCGTCTGACGCCTGAAGTCCGTTTTGTCTATGATGATACTTTGGTTGAAGGGATGCGGATGTCGAATCTGGTCAACCAAGCGGTTGATGAAGACAAACGGAAAAGGGATGAATTAGGTTCGGATGAGGAGGCGTAA
- a CDS encoding MATE family efflux transporter encodes MQQSIYSQYFRYTVPTVAAMLVNGLYQLIDGIFIGQYLGVDGLAGINISWSMIAILVGIGLMVGVGTGAITSIYKGQKNLSAARQTISTGLILLILLSLLLSLGLRFFMADILNWQTQDPNVFHLAMQYMQVVVFTSCFTLSATALPFLMRNDDSPAFATYLMSIGGCLNIVFDYLFIVVWDMALQGAAIATAISQAVVTIVGLSYFFSPAASLRLRRADLLFFRWQDIRQIVLVGLSSFFMYLYWSVMVALHNSQFAAYGGTTALGAYTILGYMVTFYYLTVEGFANGMQPLVSFNYGANQLANIKKLLLMAMSLSVVFGLVVTAIMNLYPHEIIAIFNRDNPELSDFATTGIRLHFIALCLDGFIVVASSFYQSIHRGKKAVSISLGNIFIQPPFLFLLPLGWGLTGVWLAFPISNIVLSLVVSVILYKDIRRLFHSAA; translated from the coding sequence ATGCAGCAGTCTATTTATTCACAGTATTTTCGCTATACCGTTCCAACCGTTGCGGCCATGTTAGTCAATGGCTTATATCAGCTTATTGATGGTATTTTCATTGGTCAGTATCTTGGTGTTGATGGATTAGCCGGCATTAATATCTCTTGGTCCATGATTGCTATACTGGTTGGCATTGGTTTGATGGTGGGGGTCGGGACGGGCGCCATTACCTCCATTTATAAAGGACAGAAGAATTTATCCGCAGCCCGCCAGACGATCAGTACGGGGCTGATCTTGTTGATCCTGTTATCGCTGTTGCTGTCTTTGGGGTTGCGGTTCTTTATGGCGGATATTCTGAATTGGCAAACACAGGATCCCAATGTCTTTCATCTGGCGATGCAGTATATGCAAGTGGTGGTGTTTACCTCTTGTTTTACCCTTTCTGCGACGGCATTACCATTTCTGATGAGAAACGATGACAGCCCGGCATTCGCGACCTATCTGATGAGCATCGGTGGGTGTCTGAATATTGTTTTTGATTATCTGTTCATTGTGGTCTGGGATATGGCGTTGCAGGGCGCAGCGATTGCGACCGCAATATCACAGGCTGTGGTCACCATTGTCGGACTCAGTTACTTCTTTTCTCCTGCGGCATCTTTGCGTTTAAGACGCGCTGATCTGTTGTTTTTCCGGTGGCAGGATATTCGTCAGATTGTTTTGGTCGGTCTTTCAAGCTTTTTCATGTACCTCTATTGGAGCGTGATGGTGGCCTTGCATAACAGCCAATTTGCGGCCTACGGTGGTACAACCGCTTTGGGAGCATACACCATCCTCGGTTATATGGTGACATTCTATTATTTGACGGTAGAAGGGTTTGCGAATGGGATGCAACCGTTAGTGAGTTTTAACTACGGTGCGAATCAGTTAGCGAATATTAAAAAATTGTTGTTAATGGCGATGAGCTTATCTGTCGTATTCGGATTAGTTGTTACCGCGATTATGAATCTTTATCCGCATGAGATTATCGCTATTTTTAATCGTGATAACCCGGAATTGAGTGATTTTGCCACCACAGGGATACGATTACACTTTATTGCATTGTGTTTGGATGGCTTTATTGTTGTTGCATCTTCATTTTATCAATCAATTCACCGGGGTAAAAAAGCGGTGAGTATTTCACTGGGTAATATTTTTATTCAGCCACCATTCTTATTTTTGCTGCCGCTGGGATGGGGACTGACAGGCGTATGGCTGGCCTTTCCGATTTCGAATATTGTTTTGTCGTTAGTAGTTTCAGTGATCTTGTATAAAGATATCAGGCGGTTATTTCATTCAGCCGCCTGA
- the truB gene encoding tRNA pseudouridine(55) synthase TruB, with amino-acid sequence MARRRKGRPVDGIILLDKPTGISSNDALQKVKRIFFAEKAGHTGALDPLATGMLPICLGEATKFSQFLLDSDKKYRVIAKLGVRTNTSDSDGEIVETRPVEISESLLMQSIEKFKGETAQIPSMFSALKYQGRPLYEYAREGIEVPRESRQITVYSIELIRHEADEVEMEIHCSKGTYIRTIVDDLGEMLGCGAHVTYLRRTAVAQYPAERMVTIEALEHILEAAREQDVAPRVLLDPLLLPMDSAVQSLPEVNLIPDLAEMVQKGQAVQVFGIPTSGTVRMTVGEEQHFIGVGEIDDDGKVAPKRLVVFRE; translated from the coding sequence ATGGCTCGTCGTCGGAAAGGTCGTCCGGTTGATGGCATCATTTTACTGGATAAGCCTACGGGGATTTCATCCAATGATGCCCTCCAGAAAGTGAAGCGTATTTTCTTTGCCGAGAAAGCCGGGCATACAGGCGCATTAGATCCTCTAGCGACGGGGATGCTACCGATTTGTCTGGGGGAAGCGACCAAGTTTTCCCAGTTTCTCCTCGATTCAGATAAGAAGTATCGAGTGATTGCAAAGCTGGGTGTTCGTACTAATACGTCGGATTCCGATGGTGAAATTGTTGAGACCCGGCCAGTTGAAATTTCTGAGTCGTTGTTGATGCAATCTATCGAGAAATTTAAAGGCGAAACAGCTCAAATTCCTTCGATGTTCTCTGCATTAAAGTATCAGGGGCGTCCTTTATATGAGTACGCACGGGAAGGTATCGAAGTTCCCAGAGAGTCACGTCAGATTACGGTTTATTCCATCGAACTGATCCGCCATGAAGCAGATGAAGTCGAGATGGAGATCCATTGTTCCAAAGGGACTTATATCCGTACCATCGTTGATGATCTTGGGGAAATGTTAGGCTGCGGTGCCCATGTGACATATTTACGTCGTACGGCTGTCGCACAATATCCGGCAGAGCGGATGGTCACTATCGAGGCGCTTGAACATATCCTTGAAGCCGCACGTGAACAGGATGTCGCCCCAAGAGTTTTGCTTGACCCGCTTCTGTTACCGATGGATTCAGCGGTTCAGTCATTACCTGAAGTGAATTTAATTCCTGATTTGGCCGAAATGGTCCAGAAAGGGCAGGCTGTGCAAGTTTTCGGTATACCAACAAGTGGTACGGTGCGTATGACCGTTGGTGAAGAACAACACTTTATTGGTGTTGGTGAAATTGATGATGACGGAAAAGTAGCGCCGAAACGGTTAGTCGTTTTTCGTGAATGA
- the nlpI gene encoding lipoprotein NlpI — translation MAKWFLTILTGLGLLLSAGCSSFVHQQDSEWLYAPMARPLQPTIQQEVKILRLSQLLQQKELTDEIRAKVFHERGNNYDMLGLKNLARLDFEQSLRFYPSQPEVFNMLGVYYTEINDFDAAYESFDSALELAPESVYAGRNLAIALYYGGRARLARDEIEQVIAKNSADPFSALWRYMIVSEMDAETARKELMQSYHARQPEQDNAWGWSLVAMMLGETDDSTVFKQLLQKTSDNTVLARRLTEAYFYLGKRYEMQAQYAEAVALYKLAISMNVYEYIEHRYAFLELERIYHTIKDDHSS, via the coding sequence TTGGCGAAGTGGTTTCTCACGATATTGACAGGACTCGGCTTACTTTTGAGTGCTGGGTGCTCATCGTTTGTGCATCAGCAAGACTCTGAGTGGCTTTATGCCCCGATGGCCCGGCCATTACAACCGACGATTCAACAAGAAGTAAAAATCTTGCGGTTGAGCCAACTGCTACAGCAAAAAGAACTCACGGATGAAATTCGGGCCAAAGTTTTTCATGAACGTGGTAATAACTACGATATGCTGGGTTTAAAAAATCTGGCACGTCTGGACTTCGAACAATCTTTGCGTTTTTATCCCTCTCAGCCAGAAGTGTTTAACATGCTTGGCGTCTATTACACAGAAATCAACGATTTCGATGCTGCTTATGAGTCATTTGATTCCGCATTAGAGCTGGCACCGGAGAGTGTGTATGCCGGCAGAAACCTTGCGATTGCGTTGTATTACGGTGGTCGTGCCCGTTTGGCCCGGGATGAAATCGAACAGGTGATAGCAAAAAATTCAGCGGATCCTTTTAGTGCCTTATGGCGATATATGATCGTGAGTGAGATGGATGCGGAAACGGCTCGAAAAGAATTGATGCAAAGTTATCATGCCCGTCAGCCTGAGCAAGATAACGCTTGGGGATGGTCTTTGGTTGCCATGATGTTAGGGGAAACCGATGATTCGACGGTTTTCAAACAGCTCCTGCAAAAGACCAGTGATAATACGGTGCTCGCTCGCCGCTTAACGGAAGCTTATTTTTATCTCGGAAAGCGTTATGAGATGCAAGCACAGTATGCTGAGGCGGTCGCCTTATATAAACTCGCTATCTCAATGAATGTTTACGAGTATATTGAACATCGCTATGCCTTTTTAGAACTGGAACGGATATACCATACGATTAAGGACGATCATTCATCGTAA
- the ubiU gene encoding ubiquinone anaerobic biosynthesis protein UbiU — MELLCPAGNLPALKTAITNGADAVYIGFKDDTNARHFAGLNFSGKKLESAVRFVHEHHKKIHVALNTFAHPDRFNHWTEAADKAVDLGVDALIVADIALLEYISNRYPHQEIHLSVQASATNSAAIAFYHQNFHIKRVVLPRVLSIHQVKQLSQSIDDEIDLEVFAFGSLCIMSEGRCYLSSYMTGESPNTVGACSPAKFVRWQETPHGMETRLNNILIDQYKPGENAGYPTLCKGRFVTELNGQQQCYHALEEPTSLNTLSLLPELFAANVASVKIEGRQRSPAYVEQVTKTWRAAIDHYLSAPQNYQVDEAWNRTLANVSEGTQTTLGAYHRKWQ, encoded by the coding sequence ATGGAACTGCTTTGTCCCGCGGGAAACCTCCCCGCCCTGAAGACGGCAATCACCAATGGTGCCGATGCGGTGTATATCGGTTTTAAAGACGACACCAATGCCCGCCATTTTGCCGGCTTAAATTTCTCAGGGAAAAAACTGGAAAGTGCTGTTCGGTTCGTCCATGAACATCACAAGAAAATCCATGTTGCTCTCAACACATTTGCCCATCCAGATCGATTTAACCACTGGACGGAGGCCGCCGATAAAGCGGTTGATCTGGGCGTCGATGCATTAATTGTTGCCGATATAGCGCTGCTGGAGTACATCTCTAATCGCTATCCGCATCAGGAAATTCATCTTTCCGTTCAAGCTTCCGCTACCAATAGCGCAGCCATTGCGTTTTATCACCAAAACTTCCACATCAAACGGGTTGTTCTTCCCCGGGTGCTATCGATTCACCAAGTCAAACAACTCTCTCAATCCATTGATGATGAGATTGACTTGGAAGTTTTTGCTTTTGGCAGTCTCTGTATTATGTCGGAAGGTCGCTGCTATCTCTCTTCATATATGACGGGAGAATCTCCCAATACTGTCGGAGCGTGTTCACCCGCAAAATTTGTCCGCTGGCAAGAAACACCACATGGGATGGAAACCCGGCTGAATAACATTCTGATTGATCAATACAAACCCGGGGAAAATGCTGGCTATCCGACCTTATGTAAGGGCCGCTTCGTCACCGAGCTAAACGGCCAACAGCAGTGTTATCACGCCTTGGAAGAACCAACGAGTCTCAATACACTGTCGCTCTTACCGGAGCTCTTCGCTGCGAATGTCGCCTCAGTTAAAATTGAGGGGCGGCAGCGTAGTCCTGCCTATGTCGAGCAAGTCACCAAGACATGGCGGGCAGCGATTGACCATTATTTGTCTGCGCCTCAAAATTATCAGGTCGATGAAGCATGGAACCGAACTCTTGCCAACGTTTCCGAAGGCACTCAGACAACACTCGGTGCCTATCACAGAAAGTGGCAATAA